From one Streptomyces chromofuscus genomic stretch:
- a CDS encoding LLM class flavin-dependent oxidoreductase — MPVSVVRFNLVEPGATPVSLHTRYRTALEMAAYADDQGVSTVQTEEHHGVPDNWLPSPFTFAGAVLGATRHLAVTVSAAVGPLYDPLRLAEDIAVLDLLSGGRLVTVAGIGYRPQEYELFGVDWARRGRLQDEVLETVLRAWTGEEFVYRGRTVRVTPRPYSEPHPLLLVGGSSRAAARRAARLGLPFFPSAHVPELEAYYKERLVEYGTEGWTMMPAAESPLLHIAEDPDRTWAEYGGHFLHEARTYASWQPAGIRSAVGSAATTVDELRAEGVYRVLTPDECVTQGLGHLVLHPLVGGMPPSEGWRSLRLFCESVLPRLSG; from the coding sequence ATGCCCGTCTCGGTCGTCCGTTTCAATCTCGTCGAACCCGGCGCCACCCCCGTCTCCCTCCACACCCGTTACCGGACGGCCCTGGAGATGGCCGCGTACGCCGACGACCAGGGGGTCAGCACCGTGCAGACGGAGGAGCACCACGGGGTGCCCGACAACTGGCTGCCCTCGCCGTTCACGTTCGCGGGAGCGGTGCTCGGTGCCACCCGTCACCTCGCGGTCACCGTCTCGGCGGCGGTCGGACCGCTGTACGACCCACTGCGGCTGGCCGAGGACATCGCCGTCCTGGACCTGCTGAGCGGCGGACGGCTGGTGACCGTCGCGGGGATCGGGTACCGGCCGCAGGAGTACGAGCTGTTCGGCGTGGACTGGGCGCGGCGCGGGCGGCTGCAGGACGAGGTGCTGGAGACGGTGCTGAGGGCCTGGACGGGGGAGGAGTTCGTGTACCGGGGGCGGACCGTGCGGGTCACACCGCGCCCGTACTCCGAACCGCACCCCCTCCTGCTGGTCGGCGGCTCCTCCAGGGCCGCCGCCCGCCGGGCCGCCCGCCTCGGCCTGCCCTTCTTCCCCAGCGCGCACGTGCCCGAGCTGGAGGCGTACTACAAGGAGCGCCTGGTCGAGTACGGCACCGAGGGCTGGACCATGATGCCCGCGGCCGAGAGCCCGCTGCTGCACATCGCCGAGGACCCGGACCGGACGTGGGCCGAGTACGGCGGGCACTTCCTGCACGAGGCCCGCACGTACGCCTCCTGGCAGCCGGCGGGGATCCGCTCGGCCGTGGGGTCGGCGGCCACGACCGTGGACGAGCTGCGCGCCGAGGGCGTCTACCGGGTGCTCACGCCGGACGAGTGCGTGACGCAAGGGCTCGGCCACCTCGTCCTGCATCCGCTGGTCGGCGGGATGCCGCCGTCCGAGGGCTGGCGCAGCCTGCGGCTGTTCTGCGAGAGCGTGCTGCCCCGGCTCAGTGGCTGA
- the ftsY gene encoding signal recognition particle-docking protein FtsY, which produces MEIVILAVVIAVVVLGAISGLVISGRRKQSLPPPPPTTPDITAPPAEPHVGDEAETPREEPRRTIEEVDLPDGSAPVAVEEPPVVELPPTEIEIPEPAAGRLIRLRARLSRSQNALGKGLLLLLSREHLDEETWEEIEDTLLTADVGVQPTQELVERLRERVKVLGTRTPEELRGLLREELLTLVGTDFDRTVRTEPENTKPGIVMVVGVNGTGKTTTTGKLARVLVADGRSVVLGAADTFRAAAADQLQTWGERVGAYTVRGPEAGDPASVAFDAVKEGKEMGADVVLIDTAGRLHTKTGLMDELGKVKRVVEKHAPLDEVLLVLDATTGQNGLVQARVFAEVVDITGIVLTKLDGTAKGGIVVAVQRELGVPVKLVGLGEGADDLAPFEPEAFVDALIGE; this is translated from the coding sequence ATGGAAATCGTCATCCTTGCTGTAGTCATCGCCGTGGTCGTGCTCGGCGCGATCAGCGGGCTCGTCATCAGCGGCCGACGGAAGCAGTCGCTGCCCCCGCCGCCGCCCACGACACCCGACATCACCGCCCCTCCGGCCGAGCCGCACGTCGGCGACGAGGCCGAGACGCCGCGTGAGGAACCGCGCCGCACGATAGAGGAGGTGGACCTCCCCGACGGCTCGGCCCCCGTCGCCGTCGAGGAGCCGCCCGTCGTCGAGCTCCCGCCGACCGAGATCGAGATCCCGGAGCCCGCCGCGGGGCGGCTCATCCGCCTCCGCGCCCGACTCTCCCGTTCCCAGAACGCCCTCGGCAAGGGGCTGCTCCTGCTGCTCTCGCGCGAGCACCTCGACGAGGAGACCTGGGAGGAGATCGAGGACACCCTGCTCACCGCCGACGTCGGTGTGCAGCCCACCCAGGAGCTGGTCGAACGGCTGCGCGAGCGTGTGAAGGTGCTCGGCACCCGCACCCCCGAGGAGCTGCGCGGCCTGCTGCGCGAGGAGCTGCTCACCCTGGTCGGCACCGACTTCGACCGCACCGTGAGGACCGAGCCCGAGAACACCAAGCCCGGCATCGTGATGGTCGTCGGCGTCAACGGCACCGGCAAGACCACCACCACCGGCAAGCTCGCCCGCGTTCTGGTGGCCGACGGCCGCAGCGTCGTGCTCGGCGCCGCCGACACCTTCCGCGCCGCCGCCGCGGACCAGCTCCAGACCTGGGGCGAGCGGGTCGGCGCGTACACCGTGCGCGGGCCGGAGGCGGGCGACCCCGCCTCCGTCGCCTTCGACGCCGTCAAGGAGGGCAAGGAGATGGGTGCCGACGTGGTGCTCATCGACACCGCCGGACGGTTGCACACCAAGACCGGGCTCATGGACGAGCTCGGCAAGGTCAAGCGCGTCGTGGAGAAGCACGCCCCGCTGGACGAGGTGCTGCTCGTCCTGGACGCCACCACCGGCCAGAACGGCCTCGTCCAGGCCCGCGTCTTCGCCGAGGTCGTCGACATCACCGGCATCGTCCTGACCAAGCTGGACGGCACCGCCAAGGGCGGCATCGTCGTCGCCGTGCAGCGCGAACTCGGCGTCCCGGTCAAACTGGTCGGGCTCGGCGAGGGCGCGGACGATCTGGCGCCGTTCGAGCCGGAGGCATTCGTGGATGCGCTTATCGGAGAGTGA
- a CDS encoding bifunctional DNA primase/polymerase translates to MGFTIGSSRGIRDIRSGSRRRGRSSECTAVAEYTGLWGWDVVPGARAAAGVCSCGRPECRAPGAHPLAFAPEVPAGATLDQVTTSWAEVPGAAVMLPVGRAFDVIEVAEPAGRRALVRLERMGLPLGPVAVTPDGRAHFLVAPGSAAELPRLLYRMGWDDPHLDLRGLGPGTHITAPPSDRSGLGPVRWLRPPDLDSARKPPAARLLLGTLAYVAHRSRA, encoded by the coding sequence ATGGGCTTCACGATCGGCAGCAGTCGGGGGATCCGCGACATCCGGTCCGGCTCGCGCCGCCGCGGCCGCTCGTCGGAGTGCACCGCCGTGGCGGAGTACACCGGGCTGTGGGGCTGGGACGTCGTCCCGGGTGCGCGGGCCGCCGCGGGCGTCTGCTCCTGCGGCCGCCCCGAGTGCCGGGCGCCGGGCGCGCATCCGCTGGCCTTCGCGCCGGAGGTGCCGGCCGGGGCGACGCTGGACCAGGTGACGACGTCCTGGGCGGAGGTCCCGGGCGCAGCGGTGATGCTGCCGGTCGGGCGGGCGTTCGACGTGATCGAGGTGGCCGAGCCCGCGGGGCGCCGGGCGCTGGTCCGGCTGGAGCGCATGGGCCTGCCCCTCGGCCCCGTCGCCGTCACCCCCGACGGCCGCGCCCACTTCCTCGTCGCGCCCGGCTCCGCGGCCGAGCTGCCCCGGCTCCTGTACCGGATGGGCTGGGACGACCCGCACCTCGACCTGCGCGGCCTCGGCCCCGGCACGCACATCACGGCCCCGCCCTCGGACCGCAGCGGCCTCGGCCCGGTGCGCTGGCTGCGCCCGCCGGACCTGGACTCGGCACGGAAGCCCCCGGCGGCCCGTCTGCTCCTGGGGACGCTGGCCTACGTGGCACACCGGTCGCGAGCGTAG
- the nsdA gene encoding transcriptional repressor NsdA has product MGGSGGDGTNAEKRPNELLGSWFVRSGWSKGELARQVNRRARQLGANHISTDTSRVRRWLDGENPREPIPRILSELFSERFGCVVSIEDLGLRTARQAPSATGVDLPWTGPQAVALLGEFSRSDLMLARRGFLGTSLALSAGPALIEPMQRWLVPSPPGPRPEPGSVPSSRARGRLSKPELDLLESTTVMFRQWDAQCGGGLRRKAVVGQLHEVADLLQEPQPEDTTRKLFKVAAELAELAGWMSYDVGLQPTAQKYFVLALHAAKEAGDRPLGSYVLSSMSRQMIHLGRPEDALELIHLAQYGSRDCASPRTQSMLYAMEARAYANMGQPGKCKRAVRMAEDTFGEADDWDEPDPDWIRFFSEAELYAENSHSFRDLAYVAGRSPTYASMAEPLMRRAVELFADDSEHQRSYALNLIGMATVHLLQREPEQSAAFAERAMAVAKNVRSERVNTRIRKTVDTAARDFGDIAEVVDLTEKLAVELPETAEAV; this is encoded by the coding sequence GTGGGCGGCAGCGGCGGAGACGGGACGAACGCTGAGAAGCGCCCGAACGAGCTGTTGGGCTCGTGGTTCGTGCGCAGCGGCTGGTCGAAGGGCGAGCTCGCGCGTCAAGTGAACCGCAGGGCACGCCAGTTGGGCGCCAACCACATCTCCACCGACACCTCGCGGGTCCGCCGCTGGCTGGACGGCGAGAACCCGCGCGAGCCGATCCCCAGGATCCTGTCGGAGCTGTTCTCCGAGCGGTTCGGCTGCGTCGTCTCCATCGAGGACCTCGGTCTGCGCACCGCTCGCCAGGCCCCCTCCGCGACCGGAGTCGACCTGCCCTGGACCGGCCCGCAGGCGGTCGCCCTGCTCGGCGAGTTCTCCCGCAGCGACCTGATGCTCGCCCGCCGCGGCTTCCTCGGCACCTCGCTGGCCCTGTCCGCCGGACCGGCCCTGATCGAGCCCATGCAGCGCTGGCTGGTTCCCTCGCCGCCCGGGCCCCGGCCGGAGCCCGGGTCGGTTCCGTCCTCCCGCGCGCGGGGGCGGCTGTCCAAGCCGGAGCTGGACCTGCTGGAGTCCACCACGGTGATGTTCCGGCAGTGGGACGCCCAGTGCGGCGGCGGCCTGCGCCGCAAGGCGGTCGTCGGCCAGCTGCACGAGGTGGCCGACCTGCTCCAGGAACCCCAGCCCGAGGACACCACCCGCAAGTTGTTCAAGGTCGCCGCCGAACTGGCCGAGCTGGCGGGGTGGATGTCGTACGACGTGGGCCTCCAGCCCACCGCGCAGAAGTACTTCGTGCTCGCCCTGCACGCCGCCAAGGAAGCCGGCGACCGGCCGCTCGGCTCGTACGTCCTGTCCAGCATGAGCCGCCAGATGATCCACCTCGGGCGGCCCGAGGACGCCTTGGAGCTGATCCACCTCGCGCAGTACGGCAGCCGGGACTGCGCCAGCCCCCGCACCCAGTCGATGCTGTATGCGATGGAGGCCCGCGCGTACGCCAACATGGGCCAGCCCGGCAAGTGCAAGCGGGCCGTGCGGATGGCCGAGGACACCTTCGGCGAGGCCGACGACTGGGACGAGCCGGACCCCGACTGGATCCGCTTCTTCTCCGAGGCCGAGCTGTACGCCGAGAACAGCCACTCGTTCCGTGACCTCGCCTACGTCGCCGGCCGCAGCCCCACCTACGCCTCCATGGCCGAGCCCCTGATGCGGCGGGCCGTGGAACTGTTCGCGGACGACTCCGAGCACCAGCGGTCGTACGCGCTGAACCTCATCGGCATGGCCACCGTGCACCTGCTGCAGCGCGAGCCCGAGCAGAGCGCCGCGTTCGCCGAGCGGGCCATGGCAGTCGCCAAGAACGTCCGTTCCGAACGGGTCAACACTCGTATCCGAAAGACCGTCGACACCGCCGCCCGCGACTTCGGTGACATCGCCGAGGTCGTGGACCTCACCGAGAAGCTCGCCGTCGAGCTGCCGGAGACCGCCGAGGCGGTCTGA
- a CDS encoding ammonium transporter, which translates to MAPAITLAADAPTLSSANTGFMLICSALVMLMTPGLAFFYGGMVRVKSTLNMLMMSFISLGIVTILWVLYGFSMAFGTDSGSIIGWSSDYVGFTGIGIADLWDGYTIPVYVFAVFQLMFAIITPALISGALADRVKFTAWALFITLWATIVYFPVAHWVWGAGGWAFELGVIDFAGGTAVHINAGAAALGVILVIGKRIGFKRDPMRPHSLPLVMLGAGLLWFGWFGFNAGSWLGNDDGVGALMFVNTQIATAAAMLAWLIYEKLRHGAFTTLGAASGAVAGLVAITPAGGAVDPLGAIAVGAIAGLLCAMAVGLKYKFGYDDSLDVVGVHLVGGVVGSLLIGFFASGKGQSEVQGLFYGGGLDQFWKQCAGVFAVLAYSLIVSAILAFVLDKTIGMRVSEDDEVAGIDQAEHAETAYDFSGAGGGASRTASAPVAAAASKKVDA; encoded by the coding sequence ATGGCTCCAGCCATCACGCTTGCGGCGGACGCACCCACGCTGTCGTCCGCCAACACAGGCTTCATGCTCATCTGTTCCGCCCTGGTGATGCTCATGACCCCGGGCCTGGCCTTCTTCTACGGAGGCATGGTCCGAGTCAAGAGCACCCTCAACATGCTGATGATGAGCTTCATCAGCCTGGGAATCGTCACCATCCTGTGGGTGCTGTACGGCTTCTCCATGGCGTTCGGTACGGATTCCGGCAGCATCATCGGCTGGAGCTCCGACTACGTCGGCTTCACCGGCATCGGGATCGCCGACCTGTGGGACGGCTACACCATCCCCGTGTACGTCTTCGCCGTCTTCCAGCTGATGTTCGCGATCATCACGCCCGCCCTGATCAGCGGCGCCCTCGCGGACCGCGTGAAGTTCACGGCATGGGCGCTGTTCATCACCCTGTGGGCCACGATCGTCTACTTCCCGGTCGCGCACTGGGTCTGGGGCGCGGGCGGCTGGGCCTTCGAGCTGGGCGTGATCGACTTCGCCGGTGGCACGGCGGTGCACATCAACGCCGGTGCCGCGGCGCTCGGCGTGATCCTGGTGATCGGCAAGCGCATCGGCTTCAAGCGGGACCCCATGCGTCCGCACAGCCTGCCGCTGGTCATGCTCGGTGCCGGTCTGCTGTGGTTCGGCTGGTTCGGCTTCAACGCCGGTTCGTGGCTGGGCAACGACGACGGCGTCGGCGCGCTGATGTTCGTCAACACCCAGATCGCCACCGCCGCCGCCATGCTGGCCTGGCTGATCTACGAGAAGCTGCGTCACGGCGCGTTCACCACCCTGGGCGCAGCCTCCGGTGCGGTCGCCGGTCTCGTCGCGATCACCCCGGCGGGTGGCGCGGTCGACCCGCTCGGCGCGATCGCGGTCGGCGCCATCGCCGGCCTGCTGTGCGCCATGGCCGTCGGCCTGAAGTACAAGTTCGGTTACGACGACTCCCTCGACGTCGTCGGCGTCCACCTGGTCGGCGGTGTCGTCGGCTCCCTGCTGATCGGCTTCTTCGCCAGCGGCAAGGGCCAGTCCGAGGTCCAGGGCCTGTTCTACGGCGGTGGCCTTGACCAGTTCTGGAAGCAGTGCGCCGGTGTCTTCGCGGTCCTCGCCTACTCCCTGATCGTCTCCGCCATCCTCGCCTTCGTGCTCGACAAGACGATCGGCATGCGGGTGTCCGAGGACGACGAGGTGGCCGGCATCGACCAGGCCGAGCACGCCGAGACCGCATACGACTTCAGCGGCGCCGGCGGTGGTGCCTCCCGCACCGCCTCCGCCCCGGTCGCCGCAGCTGCTAGCAAGAAGGTGGACGCATGA
- a CDS encoding P-II family nitrogen regulator, translating into MKLITAVVKPHRLDEIKEALQAFGVHGLTVTEASGYGRQRGHTEVYRGAEYTVDLVPKIRIEVLAEDDDAEQLIDVIVKAARTGKIGDGKVWSLPVETAVRVRTGERGPDAL; encoded by the coding sequence ATGAAGCTCATCACCGCCGTCGTCAAGCCGCACCGGCTGGACGAGATCAAGGAAGCCCTCCAGGCGTTCGGAGTGCACGGCCTGACGGTCACCGAGGCCAGCGGCTACGGTCGGCAGCGGGGCCACACCGAGGTCTACCGCGGTGCCGAGTACACGGTCGACCTGGTCCCGAAGATCCGTATCGAGGTGCTGGCCGAGGACGACGACGCCGAGCAGCTGATCGACGTCATCGTGAAGGCGGCCCGCACCGGCAAGATCGGTGACGGCAAGGTCTGGTCGCTTCCGGTCGAGACCGCCGTCCGGGTCCGCACCGGCGAGCGCGGGCCGGACGCGCTCTGA
- a CDS encoding [protein-PII] uridylyltransferase codes for MTSTGVRTEAEDSGPSGYAAARLRLLTEGARSGPPRRAALAELTDDWLAGLFDAGAEGLRGVSLVAVGGYGRGELSPRSDLDLLLLHDGGDAARIAALADRIWYPVWDLGLALDHSVRTPAEARRTAGEDLKVQLGLLDARHIAGDLGLTAGLRTAVLADWRNQAPKRLPELQELCAERAERQGELQYLLEPDLKEARGGLRDATALRAVAASWLADAPREGLSDARRRLLDVRDALHLATGRATDRLALQEQDQVAAELGLLDADTLLRQVYESARTISYASDVTWREVGRVLRSRAVRPRLRSMLGGAKQVADRSPLAEGVVEQDGEVVLARAARPDRDPVLPLRAAAAAAQAGLPLSLHAVRRMAAGVRPLPTPWPAEAREQLVTLLGSGRPTVEVWEALEAEGLITRLIPDWERVRCRPQRNAVHVWTVDRHLIETAVRASEFTRRVSRPDLLLVAALLHDIGKGWPGDHSVAGEIIARDVAGRIGFDRADVAVLATLVRHHLLLVETATRRDLEDPATVRAVAEAVGSQGTLELLHALTEADALATGPAAWSSWRGSLVADLVKRVSAVLAGDAPADPEAAAPTAEQERLAIEAVATGSPVLALRAQTEVPTEEASGEAEPLGVELLIAVPDQPGVLPAVSGVLAVHRLTVRTAELRSLELPDGVEGSVLLLDWRVAAEYGSLPQAARLRADLVRALDGSLDIASRLAERDAAYPRRRGVVAPPPRVTVASAASRLATVIEVRAQDAPGLLFRIGRALEDAGVRVRSAHVSTLGANAVDAFYVTGPEGAPLPGEEAVAVARKLEETLRG; via the coding sequence GTGACGAGTACGGGCGTACGTACGGAAGCAGAGGACTCGGGACCCAGCGGCTACGCGGCGGCCCGGCTGCGCCTCCTCACGGAGGGGGCGCGGTCCGGGCCGCCGCGCCGCGCCGCCCTGGCCGAGCTGACCGACGACTGGCTGGCGGGACTGTTCGACGCGGGGGCCGAGGGGCTGCGCGGCGTCTCCCTGGTGGCGGTCGGCGGCTACGGCCGCGGTGAGCTGTCCCCGCGCAGCGACCTCGACCTGCTGCTCCTCCACGACGGCGGCGACGCCGCGCGGATCGCCGCGCTCGCCGACCGCATCTGGTACCCGGTCTGGGACCTGGGTCTCGCCCTGGACCACTCCGTGCGAACCCCGGCCGAGGCCCGCAGAACGGCAGGCGAGGACCTGAAGGTCCAGCTCGGCCTGCTCGACGCCCGCCACATCGCGGGCGACCTCGGCCTCACCGCGGGCCTGCGCACGGCGGTCCTCGCCGACTGGCGCAACCAGGCGCCGAAACGACTGCCCGAACTGCAGGAACTGTGCGCCGAGCGGGCCGAACGCCAGGGCGAGCTGCAGTACCTGCTGGAGCCGGACCTCAAGGAGGCCCGCGGCGGCCTCCGCGACGCCACCGCCCTGCGCGCCGTCGCCGCCTCCTGGCTGGCCGACGCCCCGCGCGAGGGCCTGAGCGACGCCCGGCGCCGGCTGCTCGACGTCCGCGACGCCCTGCACCTCGCCACCGGACGCGCCACCGACCGGCTCGCCCTGCAGGAACAGGACCAGGTCGCCGCCGAGCTGGGGCTGCTCGACGCCGACACCCTGCTGCGGCAGGTGTACGAGTCGGCGCGGACCATCTCGTACGCCAGCGACGTCACCTGGCGGGAAGTGGGGCGCGTGCTGCGGTCGCGCGCCGTGCGGCCGCGCCTGCGGTCCATGCTGGGCGGGGCCAAGCAGGTCGCCGATCGGTCGCCGCTGGCGGAGGGCGTGGTGGAGCAGGACGGCGAGGTGGTGCTCGCCCGTGCCGCGCGCCCCGACCGCGATCCCGTGCTGCCGTTGCGGGCCGCGGCCGCCGCCGCGCAGGCCGGACTGCCGCTCTCCCTGCACGCCGTACGGCGCATGGCGGCCGGCGTGCGCCCCCTGCCCACGCCGTGGCCCGCCGAGGCGCGCGAGCAGCTCGTCACGCTGCTGGGCTCGGGTCGTCCGACCGTCGAGGTCTGGGAGGCCCTGGAGGCCGAGGGCCTGATCACGCGGCTGATCCCCGACTGGGAGCGGGTGCGCTGCCGGCCGCAGCGCAACGCCGTGCACGTCTGGACCGTCGACCGGCACCTCATCGAGACCGCCGTCCGCGCCTCCGAGTTCACCCGCCGGGTCAGCCGCCCCGACCTGCTCCTGGTGGCCGCGCTGCTGCACGACATCGGCAAGGGCTGGCCCGGCGACCACTCGGTCGCGGGCGAGATCATCGCCCGGGACGTGGCGGGCCGGATCGGCTTCGACCGCGCGGACGTGGCCGTCCTCGCCACGCTCGTACGCCACCACCTCCTGCTCGTCGAGACCGCCACCCGGCGCGACCTGGAGGATCCCGCCACCGTGCGCGCGGTCGCCGAGGCGGTCGGTTCGCAGGGCACGCTGGAGCTGCTGCACGCGCTCACCGAGGCCGACGCGCTGGCCACCGGGCCGGCCGCCTGGTCGTCATGGCGGGGCTCGCTCGTCGCCGACCTGGTGAAACGCGTCTCGGCCGTCCTCGCCGGGGACGCCCCCGCCGACCCGGAGGCCGCCGCGCCGACCGCCGAGCAGGAGCGGCTCGCCATCGAGGCGGTCGCGACGGGCAGCCCCGTGCTGGCGTTGCGGGCGCAGACCGAGGTGCCCACCGAGGAGGCGTCCGGCGAGGCCGAGCCCCTCGGCGTGGAGCTGCTGATCGCCGTACCGGACCAGCCCGGCGTGCTGCCCGCCGTGTCCGGTGTCCTCGCCGTGCACCGCCTGACCGTCCGCACGGCCGAGCTGCGGTCCCTCGAGCTGCCGGACGGCGTCGAGGGTTCGGTGCTGCTGCTCGACTGGCGGGTCGCCGCCGAGTACGGCTCGCTGCCGCAGGCCGCCCGGCTCCGTGCCGACCTCGTCCGGGCCCTCGACGGCTCCCTCGACATCGCCTCCCGCCTGGCCGAACGCGACGCCGCGTACCCGCGCCGCCGGGGCGTCGTCGCGCCGCCGCCGCGGGTGACGGTCGCCTCCGCCGCGTCCCGCCTCGCCACGGTGATCGAGGTGCGGGCCCAGGACGCGCCGGGACTGCTCTTCCGTATCGGGCGCGCGCTGGAGGACGCGGGAGTGCGGGTGCGCAGCGCCCATGTGTCGACGCTGGGCGCGAACGCCGTCGACGCGTTCTATGTCACAGGGCCGGAGGGCGCACCCCTGCCGGGAGAGGAGGCGGTGGCCGTCGCGCGCAAGCTGGAGGAGACATTGCGCGGCTGA
- the ffh gene encoding signal recognition particle protein — protein MFDTLSDRLSATFKNLRGKGRLSEADIDATAREIRIALLEADVALPVVRSFIKNVKERALGAEVSRALNPAQQVLKIVNDELVTILGGETRRLRFAKQPPTVIMLAGLQGAGKTTLAGKLGRWLKEQGHSPLLVAADLQRPNAVNQLSVVAERAGVAVFAPEPGNGVGDPVKVAKDSIDFAKTKVHDIVIVDTAGRLGIDQEMMQQAADIRDAVSPDEILFVVDAMIGQDAVNTAEAFRDGVGFDGVVLSKLDGDARGGAALSIRQITGKPIMFASNGEKLDDFDAFHPDRMASRILDMGDLLTLIEQAEKTFSQEEAEKMASKLASKKGQDFTLDDFLAQMEQVRKMGSISKLLGMLPGMGQIKDQIQNLDERDVDRTAAIIKSMTPGERQDPTIINGSRRARIARGSGVDVSAVKNLVERFFEARKMMSRMAQGGGMPGMPGIPGMGGGPGRTKKKQKQAKGKQRSGNPMKRKQQEQEEAARRAAAAQGGNAFGLPGQQAGQDFELPDEFKKFMG, from the coding sequence GTGTTCGATACTCTCTCCGATCGCCTCTCAGCGACTTTCAAGAACCTGCGCGGCAAGGGACGGCTCTCCGAGGCGGACATCGACGCCACCGCGCGCGAGATCCGGATCGCGCTCCTCGAGGCGGACGTGGCGCTGCCGGTCGTCCGGAGCTTCATCAAGAACGTCAAGGAGCGGGCCCTCGGCGCGGAGGTCTCCAGGGCGCTGAACCCGGCTCAGCAGGTGCTGAAGATCGTCAACGACGAGCTCGTGACGATCCTCGGCGGCGAGACCCGGCGGCTGCGCTTCGCCAAGCAGCCGCCCACGGTGATCATGCTGGCGGGTCTGCAGGGTGCCGGTAAGACCACCCTCGCGGGCAAGCTCGGCCGGTGGCTCAAGGAGCAGGGACACTCCCCGCTGCTGGTCGCCGCCGACCTCCAGCGCCCGAACGCGGTCAACCAGCTGAGCGTCGTCGCCGAGCGCGCCGGCGTGGCCGTCTTCGCGCCGGAGCCGGGCAACGGCGTCGGTGACCCGGTCAAGGTCGCCAAGGACTCCATCGACTTCGCGAAGACCAAGGTCCACGACATCGTGATCGTGGACACCGCCGGCCGCCTGGGCATCGACCAGGAGATGATGCAGCAGGCCGCGGACATCCGGGACGCGGTCTCGCCGGACGAGATCCTGTTCGTCGTCGACGCGATGATCGGTCAGGACGCGGTCAACACCGCCGAGGCCTTCCGCGACGGCGTCGGCTTCGACGGCGTGGTGCTCTCCAAGCTCGACGGTGACGCCCGCGGTGGCGCCGCGCTGTCGATCCGGCAGATCACCGGCAAGCCGATCATGTTCGCGTCGAACGGCGAGAAGCTCGACGACTTCGACGCCTTCCATCCCGACCGGATGGCCTCCCGCATCCTCGACATGGGTGACCTGCTCACCCTGATCGAGCAGGCGGAGAAGACGTTCAGCCAGGAAGAGGCCGAGAAGATGGCCTCCAAGCTGGCGTCGAAGAAGGGCCAGGACTTCACCCTGGACGACTTCCTGGCCCAGATGGAACAGGTCAGGAAGATGGGCTCCATCTCCAAGCTGCTCGGCATGCTGCCCGGCATGGGCCAGATCAAGGACCAGATCCAGAACCTCGACGAGCGGGACGTCGACCGCACCGCCGCGATCATCAAGTCGATGACGCCGGGCGAACGCCAGGACCCGACGATCATCAACGGCTCGCGCCGCGCCCGTATCGCCCGGGGTTCCGGTGTGGACGTCAGCGCGGTGAAGAACCTGGTCGAGCGGTTCTTCGAGGCCCGCAAGATGATGTCCCGGATGGCCCAGGGCGGCGGGATGCCCGGCATGCCCGGCATCCCGGGCATGGGCGGCGGCCCCGGCCGGACGAAGAAGAAGCAGAAGCAGGCCAAGGGCAAGCAGCGCTCCGGCAACCCGATGAAGCGCAAGCAGCAGGAGCAGGAGGAGGCCGCCCGCCGTGCGGCCGCCGCCCAGGGCGGCAACGCCTTCGGCCTGCCGGGTCAGCAGGCCGGGCAGGACTTCGAGCTGCCGGACGAGTTCAAGAAGTTCATGGGCTGA